A single genomic interval of Streptococcus suis harbors:
- a CDS encoding DUF3642 domain-containing protein, producing the protein MENNNQQQEIIEVAENKKTGVWESVKQKVTGMSKKSIILLSVGALALTTIGFVAAEVYENKLEALGDQIERQVGIADDDDNQQEIAQANASSASSVNTTSASQLATSYGVKLVDTSELDGTYTATSGNDAYTLTVKGNQATLTEVDNDGDQDIEQVIFDLDKKLAYIDGEADTYSLNGPTLTLTEIDANDTTLDKLTFTKQ; encoded by the coding sequence ATGGAAAATAACAATCAACAACAAGAAATTATTGAAGTGGCAGAAAATAAGAAAACAGGTGTCTGGGAATCAGTCAAACAGAAGGTTACAGGCATGAGTAAGAAATCGATTATCTTATTGTCAGTTGGTGCCTTGGCACTTACTACGATTGGCTTTGTCGCTGCAGAGGTGTATGAAAATAAACTAGAGGCATTAGGAGATCAAATTGAGCGACAAGTTGGAATTGCAGATGATGATGACAATCAACAGGAAATAGCACAAGCTAATGCATCATCAGCCTCATCAGTAAATACAACTTCTGCTAGTCAACTAGCAACAAGTTACGGTGTAAAGTTAGTTGACACTTCTGAATTAGATGGCACTTATACAGCTACATCTGGCAATGATGCCTACACATTGACTGTAAAAGGAAATCAAGCTACATTGACAGAAGTTGACAATGATGGGGACCAGGATATAGAACAAGTGATTTTTGACTTAGATAAAAAACTTGCCTATATTGACGGTGAAGCAGATACATATTCCCTGAATGGTCCAACTCTTACTTTGACAGAAATTGATGCCAATGATACAACTCTAGATAAACTCACTTTCACCAAACAATAA
- a CDS encoding response regulator transcription factor — MTRILIAEDDVEIAYLERDYLEMQGYQVDLVHDGGLVEDQLKKEDYALLMLDVMLPNKTGYDLCRDLRDKVDFPILMVTSKQETMDVVRGLGLGADDYISKPFDPMELVARVKAHLARYQRFQKDNDQNELTVGNMTIFLDNWKVTLDGQEIKLPNREFELLVYLAKHPNRVFSKDHLFETIWGYDYVGDSATVAVHVNRLRDKLGADLIETVWGAGYRLND; from the coding sequence ATGACACGGATTTTAATCGCAGAAGACGATGTAGAGATTGCTTATTTGGAGCGAGATTATCTGGAAATGCAGGGCTACCAAGTAGATTTAGTACATGACGGTGGTCTTGTAGAGGACCAACTCAAAAAAGAGGATTATGCTCTTTTAATGCTGGATGTCATGCTCCCAAATAAAACTGGCTACGATCTTTGTCGTGATTTACGGGATAAGGTGGATTTCCCTATTTTGATGGTTACATCCAAGCAAGAAACTATGGACGTGGTGAGAGGGCTAGGCTTGGGAGCGGATGATTACATCAGCAAACCTTTTGATCCCATGGAGTTGGTGGCGCGTGTAAAGGCTCATTTGGCTCGTTACCAGCGTTTTCAAAAGGATAATGATCAGAATGAATTAACAGTTGGGAATATGACTATTTTCTTGGATAATTGGAAAGTGACTTTGGATGGTCAGGAAATCAAATTGCCCAATCGTGAATTTGAATTGCTGGTTTATCTAGCAAAACACCCCAACCGAGTATTCTCTAAAGATCACTTGTTTGAAACCATTTGGGGATATGACTATGTTGGAGATAGTGCGACAGTTGCTGTTCATGTCAATCGGCTCCGAGATAAATTGGGAGCCGATTTGATTGAGACTGTCTGGGGAGCAGGCTATCGTCTTAATGATTAA
- a CDS encoding sensor histidine kinase — protein MKLQKRIFRLNMIMLIFSLVAMLGVSVYVVNSIYRNQETWQSTSQKTASSQQSLEKFSGSDFAVLADELASNDARLYVESNGEAVFSNLKDDADEILGVTVSSTTHTSYVDGEIVISRKLATDGQVYYLYALLEDLEDQQESQEFQAFLIQLLLVGGIGIVVVVVLNFFFTRRLLGVIMRPLEELHSGVERIQQGDYTVPLTYQGDKEFEELTQGFNQMQTSLLDAREKNRLYEQNRTQMVADISHDLRTPLTSIKGYAKGILDGIANTDEKRNQYLTVIYQKSQVMEKLLEKLFAFSQLQTDKMPFDKVKLDLAIFLQSYVREKTEELVDEDIRFSLEVSDGLPVEIDPIQFRRILDNLVDNARKYAAVKSLIISITGQMQEQEVVWTFTDNGKGVEKNRLDLIFEEFYRADDTRQQVEGHGLGLAIVKNIIERLGGRVSVEATPGLRFIFRLPRKDMK, from the coding sequence ATGAAATTACAAAAACGAATTTTTCGATTAAATATGATCATGCTTATTTTTTCCTTGGTTGCGATGCTGGGGGTAAGTGTTTATGTGGTTAATAGCATTTATCGTAACCAAGAAACATGGCAGTCCACTAGCCAGAAGACAGCAAGTAGTCAACAGAGTTTGGAAAAGTTTTCGGGATCAGATTTTGCAGTATTGGCAGATGAGTTAGCATCGAATGATGCACGACTCTATGTAGAAAGTAATGGTGAGGCTGTCTTTTCAAATCTGAAAGATGATGCGGATGAGATATTGGGAGTGACAGTATCATCAACCACTCACACCTCCTATGTAGATGGAGAAATTGTGATTAGCCGTAAACTCGCCACGGATGGGCAAGTTTATTATTTATATGCCTTGCTAGAAGATTTGGAAGACCAGCAAGAAAGCCAAGAATTTCAAGCCTTCCTGATACAGCTTTTGTTAGTTGGTGGAATAGGTATCGTGGTCGTAGTGGTGCTTAACTTCTTCTTTACTCGCCGTCTCCTAGGGGTTATCATGCGTCCTCTGGAGGAATTGCACAGCGGTGTAGAACGTATCCAGCAGGGAGATTATACAGTACCTCTGACCTATCAAGGTGATAAGGAATTTGAAGAATTGACCCAAGGGTTCAATCAAATGCAGACTTCTTTGTTAGATGCCCGTGAGAAAAATCGACTGTATGAACAAAATCGAACCCAGATGGTCGCAGATATTTCGCATGATTTGCGGACTCCCTTGACTTCTATCAAAGGTTATGCCAAGGGAATTTTGGATGGTATTGCCAATACGGATGAAAAACGTAATCAGTATTTGACTGTTATCTATCAAAAATCTCAGGTGATGGAGAAATTACTGGAAAAATTATTTGCTTTTTCACAATTGCAGACAGATAAAATGCCATTTGATAAAGTCAAGCTTGATTTGGCTATCTTTTTACAGTCCTATGTAAGAGAGAAAACTGAGGAATTAGTAGATGAGGACATTCGGTTTAGTTTGGAAGTATCGGATGGATTGCCAGTTGAGATTGATCCAATTCAATTTCGTAGAATTCTAGATAATTTGGTGGACAATGCACGAAAATATGCCGCTGTAAAGTCCCTGATAATCAGTATTACTGGACAAATGCAGGAGCAAGAAGTTGTTTGGACTTTTACAGATAACGGAAAAGGTGTAGAAAAGAATAGACTTGACTTGATTTTTGAAGAATTTTACAGGGCAGACGATACCAGACAGCAAGTAGAAGGCCATGGTCTGGGTCTAGCCATTGTAAAAAATATTATCGAACGCTTGGGAGGTCGAGTGTCTGTTGAGGCAACTCCAGGACTTCGATTTATCTTCAGACTACCTAGAAAGGATATGAAATGA
- a CDS encoding IS110 family transposase — MFHFTTLFIGMDVHKESFSLCYYDMMANQFKHSTKVGPNVSYIVNYVNELRRLYGQDAEVLCGYEAGCLGFTLYHQLQAHGIPCIVMAPTTVMKEGSKRVKTDKKDAAQLAKALAFRSYRPVHIPTVEDEQVKEYIRMRTDHKVALKKIKQQILAFCLRHDFRYTEGSSNWTQKHVRWLRSLNPDGLYAEILTEYLLTYEKLVDQIERYDARIEQLGQSDSYQEKVSRLSCFIGIKTLTALSIVTEIGDFNRFATAQHFASYLGLTPSENSSGDKERRGAITKAGNSHVRRLLIEAAQSLAKGTIGYKSKELKRRQSGNRVEVIAYADKANERLRRRYRTLVLGKNKKQNVAKTAIARELSGFIWGMMTGRIA; from the coding sequence ATGTTTCATTTTACCACACTTTTCATCGGAATGGATGTTCACAAAGAAAGTTTTTCACTCTGCTATTATGATATGATGGCGAATCAATTCAAACATAGCACTAAAGTTGGTCCAAATGTTAGCTATATTGTGAACTATGTGAATGAGCTTCGTCGTTTATATGGTCAAGATGCAGAAGTGTTATGTGGCTACGAAGCCGGATGTCTTGGATTTACCCTATATCACCAGCTACAAGCTCACGGGATTCCCTGTATCGTGATGGCGCCTACAACGGTGATGAAGGAAGGATCTAAGCGTGTTAAGACTGATAAAAAAGATGCAGCTCAGCTCGCAAAAGCTCTGGCCTTTCGTAGCTATCGGCCTGTTCATATTCCTACTGTTGAGGATGAACAAGTCAAAGAATATATCCGCATGAGAACAGACCACAAAGTGGCTCTGAAGAAAATCAAACAACAAATTCTTGCCTTCTGTCTCCGACATGATTTTCGCTATACCGAGGGAAGCAGTAATTGGACACAGAAACATGTCCGCTGGCTCCGTTCCCTAAATCCTGATGGACTTTACGCAGAGATTTTGACAGAATATCTATTGACCTATGAGAAATTAGTAGATCAAATAGAACGGTATGATGCACGAATTGAGCAACTGGGTCAAAGCGACAGTTACCAAGAGAAGGTCTCACGGCTTTCTTGCTTTATTGGCATTAAAACACTAACTGCTCTTTCCATTGTGACAGAAATCGGTGATTTTAATCGCTTTGCGACAGCTCAACATTTTGCTTCTTATCTTGGGCTAACTCCTAGCGAAAATTCTAGCGGCGACAAGGAGAGAAGAGGTGCTATCACCAAAGCTGGGAATAGCCATGTGAGACGACTTCTGATAGAAGCTGCACAATCATTGGCTAAGGGGACGATTGGGTATAAATCCAAAGAATTGAAAAGGAGACAAAGTGGAAACCGAGTGGAGGTGATTGCTTATGCGGATAAGGCTAATGAACGCTTAAGAAGACGTTATCGCACACTTGTTCTAGGAAAAAATAAGAAACAAAATGTTGCTAAAACAGCTATTGCACGAGAATTGTCTGGTTTTATTTGGGGGATGATGACAGGAAGAATAGCTTGA
- a CDS encoding ISL3 family transposase, whose amino-acid sequence MGIKDKNIKILFVLKHQTHLEIRAKLDYDSPSCPHCQGKCIKYDFQKPSKIPILDCQGFPTLLVLKKRRFQCKSCQKVTVAETALVKKNCQISLPIWEKVTQLHTENMTNIAIARRLYISVSVVQRKLAQFQFEHDFTKLPKVLSWDEFSRNKGKLAFIAQNFETRSIVTILDNNRQTTIKNYFYKYPRAVRETVEVVTVDMSGSYIPIIKKLFPRAKIVLDRFHIIQHLSRAMMTTRIDIMKTFDTRSLPYRSMKNHWRILQKDSRKLSRNRFFSRTFGQTVTPREVVQKTLNFSEELKFYYELYQILLFHFQEMNSKYFFELLEDNLDFVNPAFKTVFKTFLKYKTYITNAMELPYSNAKLEATNKLIKDIKRQAFGFRNFTNFKTKIYIALNIKNERTNFVLSRC is encoded by the coding sequence ATCGGAATCAAAGACAAAAACATCAAAATTCTCTTTGTTTTGAAACATCAGACCCATCTAGAAATCAGGGCAAAGCTAGATTACGACAGCCCTAGTTGTCCTCATTGCCAAGGAAAGTGTATCAAGTACGACTTTCAAAAGCCGTCAAAGATTCCGATTTTGGATTGTCAGGGCTTTCCGACCCTCCTCGTGCTTAAGAAACGGCGGTTTCAATGCAAATCTTGCCAAAAAGTGACTGTAGCTGAGACAGCTCTAGTCAAGAAAAACTGTCAGATTTCCCTACCTATTTGGGAGAAAGTGACACAACTCCATACAGAAAACATGACCAATATAGCCATCGCTAGGAGATTATATATCTCCGTATCGGTCGTCCAGAGGAAACTGGCTCAGTTTCAATTTGAGCATGATTTTACGAAATTACCAAAAGTCTTGAGCTGGGATGAATTTAGTCGGAACAAGGGAAAACTCGCCTTTATTGCTCAGAATTTTGAGACGAGATCGATTGTGACCATTCTTGACAACAACCGCCAAACCACCATCAAGAACTATTTCTACAAGTATCCTAGGGCAGTCAGAGAAACTGTCGAGGTCGTAACAGTGGACATGTCGGGTAGCTATATTCCCATCATCAAAAAACTATTTCCAAGAGCTAAAATTGTCCTTGATAGATTTCACATTATCCAACACCTGAGCCGTGCTATGATGACGACTAGAATTGATATTATGAAGACTTTCGATACGCGTTCCCTACCTTATCGATCCATGAAAAATCACTGGCGTATTCTCCAAAAAGATAGTCGAAAACTGTCTCGAAATCGCTTCTTTTCTCGCACTTTTGGGCAAACGGTAACACCGAGAGAGGTTGTCCAGAAGACATTGAATTTCTCTGAGGAACTGAAATTCTATTACGAACTCTATCAGATCCTACTCTTCCATTTCCAAGAGATGAACTCGAAATATTTCTTCGAGCTTCTAGAAGATAATCTGGATTTTGTCAATCCTGCCTTTAAAACTGTTTTTAAAACTTTTCTAAAGTATAAAACGTACATCACGAACGCCATGGAGCTTCCATATTCCAACGCTAAGCTGGAAGCGACCAATAAACTCATCAAAGACATCAAGAGGCAAGCGTTCGGCTTTAGGAACTTTACGAACTTTAAAACCAAGATATATATTGCTTTGAACATCAAAAATGAGAGAACGAATTTCGTCCTCTCTAGGTGTTAG
- a CDS encoding LysM peptidoglycan-binding domain-containing protein — MNITLKKNLKTTIAGLVAGISLLTAGVVSAETYTVKSGDTLSEIAETHNTTVEKLAEQNKITNLDFIHVGQVIELGDVTVKAVESSVEQTQSTSTSTATATTSTYSSNLSAEDAAAKEWIAMKESSGSYDARNGIYIGRYQLTNTYLNGDYSPENQERVADAYVASRYGSWSAAKAFWLVNGWY, encoded by the coding sequence ATGAACATTACATTAAAGAAAAACTTAAAAACAACTATTGCTGGTTTGGTAGCGGGAATCTCCCTTTTGACTGCGGGTGTAGTCAGTGCAGAAACCTATACTGTAAAGTCTGGTGATACCCTGTCTGAAATTGCTGAAACACACAATACTACTGTTGAAAAATTAGCAGAGCAGAATAAGATTACCAACTTAGATTTTATCCATGTCGGTCAAGTTATCGAATTGGGAGATGTGACAGTGAAGGCAGTAGAGAGTTCAGTTGAACAAACTCAATCAACATCAACTTCTACTGCAACAGCAACAACTAGCACCTATTCTTCAAACTTGAGTGCTGAAGATGCAGCAGCAAAAGAATGGATTGCAATGAAGGAATCAAGCGGTAGCTATGATGCCCGTAACGGTATCTACATTGGTCGTTACCAGTTGACAAATACTTACTTGAATGGTGACTACTCACCAGAAAACCAAGAGCGTGTAGCAGATGCTTATGTTGCTAGTCGCTATGGTTCATGGTCTGCAGCCAAGGCTTTCTGGTTGGTAAATGGTTGGTACTAA
- a CDS encoding energy-coupling factor transporter transmembrane component T family protein, whose protein sequence is MDKLILGRYIPGDSIIHRLDPRSKLLAMFGFLLMIFWANNLVTNALLIAFVLGMVVLSRIRLSFFINGLKPMIGIILFTTFFQVFFTPGATILWEFWIFKLSVEGLQQAAIIFVRFVLIIFFSTLLTLTTTPLSLADGIESGLAPLKRFRVPVHEIGLMLSMSLRFVPTLMDDTTRIMNAQRARGVDFNEGNLIQKVKSVIPILIPLFASSFKRADALATAMEARGYQGGDGRTKYRILEWKLADTLAILVMLALAGLLFILKK, encoded by the coding sequence ATGGATAAATTAATTTTAGGTCGCTATATTCCTGGGGATTCAATTATTCATCGCTTGGATCCAAGAAGTAAGCTTTTAGCAATGTTTGGATTTCTATTGATGATTTTTTGGGCCAATAATTTGGTCACCAATGCCTTGTTGATAGCATTTGTTTTAGGAATGGTTGTTTTATCTCGTATTCGCTTATCATTTTTTATTAATGGTTTGAAACCGATGATAGGAATTATTCTATTTACAACTTTCTTCCAGGTTTTCTTTACACCTGGAGCGACCATTCTATGGGAATTTTGGATTTTTAAATTATCTGTAGAAGGGTTGCAACAGGCGGCGATTATTTTTGTTCGCTTTGTTTTGATTATTTTCTTCTCAACCCTATTGACCTTGACGACGACACCCCTTAGCTTGGCTGATGGTATTGAGTCGGGGCTTGCACCTTTGAAGCGATTTAGGGTTCCTGTGCATGAAATTGGTTTGATGTTATCCATGAGCTTGCGTTTTGTACCGACCTTGATGGATGATACCACTCGGATTATGAATGCTCAGAGAGCTCGTGGAGTGGACTTTAATGAGGGAAATCTTATTCAGAAGGTAAAATCAGTTATTCCTATTTTGATTCCGTTATTCGCATCAAGTTTTAAGAGGGCAGATGCTCTTGCAACGGCGATGGAGGCGCGTGGGTATCAAGGCGGCGATGGGAGAACAAAGTATCGGATTTTGGAATGGAAGTTAGCAGATACGTTAGCAATTTTAGTTATGTTAGCTTTAGCTGGACTCTTATTTATATTGAAAAAATGA
- a CDS encoding energy-coupling factor transporter ATPase, whose translation MGIDLQEVSYTYQAGTPFEGRALFGVDLEIVDGSYTALIGHTGSGKSTILQLLNGLNVPTEGRVVIDDVVITATSENKDIKQVRKKVGLVFQFPESQVFDETVLKDVAFGPQNFGVSQEEAETIAREKLALVGIDESLFERSPFELSGGQMRRVAIAGILAMEPSILVLDEPTAGLDPAGRQELMDIFKKLHESGMTIVLVTHLMDDVANYADFVYIMEKGKLVRSGKPIDIFQEVDFLESIQLGVPKITKFAANLERRGFVFERLPITIEEFTGMVTHG comes from the coding sequence ATGGGAATTGATCTCCAAGAAGTAAGCTATACCTATCAAGCTGGCACTCCTTTTGAGGGGCGTGCGCTTTTTGGTGTGGATTTGGAGATTGTTGATGGCTCTTACACGGCTCTTATTGGGCATACGGGTTCGGGCAAATCAACGATTTTACAACTTTTGAATGGATTAAATGTACCAACAGAAGGAAGAGTAGTCATTGATGATGTTGTGATTACAGCGACGTCTGAAAATAAGGATATTAAGCAAGTCAGGAAGAAAGTGGGGTTGGTGTTCCAATTTCCTGAAAGTCAAGTGTTTGATGAAACGGTCTTAAAAGATGTTGCTTTTGGTCCACAAAATTTCGGAGTTTCTCAGGAAGAGGCTGAAACGATTGCGCGTGAAAAGTTGGCCTTGGTTGGAATTGATGAAAGCTTGTTTGAGCGTAGTCCTTTTGAACTATCTGGTGGTCAAATGCGTCGGGTAGCTATTGCTGGGATTCTGGCAATGGAACCAAGTATCTTAGTTTTGGATGAACCAACGGCTGGATTGGATCCTGCGGGTCGTCAGGAATTGATGGATATTTTCAAAAAGCTTCATGAATCAGGCATGACAATCGTTTTGGTAACTCATTTGATGGACGATGTGGCTAACTATGCTGATTTTGTTTACATTATGGAAAAGGGAAAGCTGGTCCGTTCTGGAAAACCAATCGATATTTTTCAAGAGGTAGATTTTTTAGAGAGTATTCAGTTGGGAGTGCCTAAGATTACTAAGTTTGCAGCTAATTTGGAGAGAAGAGGTTTTGTATTTGAACGTCTTCCTATTACAATTGAAGAATTTACGGGGATGGTGACACATGGATAA
- a CDS encoding energy-coupling factor ABC transporter ATP-binding protein encodes MMNIIEVKNLKYKYNQEDEQYTLNDVSFHVKQGEWLSIIGHNGSGKSTTVRLIDGLLEAESGDIYIDGDALTIDNVWDKRRLIGMVFQNPDNQFVGATVEDDVAFGLENQGIPLEEMRSRVNEALELVGMADFKTREPARLSGGQKQRVAIAGVVALRPKIIILDEATSMLDPEGRLDLIKIVREIKERHGMTVISITHDLDEVALSDRVIVMKNGQVESISTPNELFMREDLVDLDLDRPFTTELASSLRQTGLDLPLRYFTEEELEETLWELISKK; translated from the coding sequence ATGATGAATATTATTGAAGTAAAAAATTTAAAATATAAATACAACCAAGAGGATGAGCAATATACTCTAAATGATGTTTCGTTTCACGTGAAACAGGGAGAGTGGCTATCTATTATTGGTCATAATGGTTCCGGGAAATCGACAACCGTTCGATTGATTGATGGACTACTGGAAGCTGAATCCGGAGATATTTATATCGATGGTGATGCCTTAACCATTGATAATGTATGGGATAAGCGACGCTTGATTGGCATGGTTTTTCAAAATCCAGATAATCAATTTGTGGGTGCTACAGTTGAAGATGATGTTGCATTTGGTTTAGAGAACCAGGGAATCCCTTTGGAGGAGATGCGAAGTCGAGTAAATGAGGCCTTGGAATTGGTTGGAATGGCTGATTTTAAAACTCGTGAGCCTGCTCGTTTATCTGGTGGTCAGAAGCAGAGGGTGGCGATTGCTGGAGTGGTTGCCTTGCGTCCAAAAATTATTATTTTGGATGAGGCTACGTCTATGTTGGATCCAGAAGGTCGTCTCGACTTGATTAAGATTGTCCGTGAAATTAAGGAGCGTCATGGTATGACGGTTATCTCTATAACACATGATTTGGATGAGGTTGCATTGAGTGACCGAGTTATCGTGATGAAAAATGGACAGGTTGAATCAATTAGCACTCCAAATGAATTATTTATGCGAGAAGATTTGGTAGATTTAGACTTGGATAGACCGTTTACGACAGAACTGGCTTCATCTTTGCGCCAGACTGGACTTGATTTACCGCTCCGCTATTTTACAGAGGAAGAATTAGAGGAAACTTTATGGGAATTGATCTCCAAGAAGTAA
- the pgsA gene encoding CDP-diacylglycerol--glycerol-3-phosphate 3-phosphatidyltransferase, producing MKKENIPNALTIGRILVIPIFILLLTVWNSTISHVLAALIFALASITDYLDGYLARKWQVVTNFGKFADPMADKILVMTAFIMLVELGFAPAWVVAIIICRELAVTGLRLLLVENGGTVLAAAMPGKIKTFSQMFAVIFLLLHWNIVGQITLYIALFFTLYSGYDYFKGASFLFKDTFK from the coding sequence ATGAAAAAAGAAAATATTCCCAATGCATTGACGATAGGTAGGATCTTGGTAATTCCAATTTTTATCTTGTTACTGACCGTTTGGAATTCAACAATTAGTCATGTCTTAGCAGCACTAATCTTTGCTTTGGCAAGTATTACGGATTATCTAGACGGCTACTTGGCTCGTAAATGGCAGGTTGTAACGAACTTTGGAAAATTTGCGGATCCGATGGCAGATAAGATTTTGGTGATGACAGCATTTATCATGCTTGTAGAGCTTGGCTTTGCTCCAGCTTGGGTAGTTGCAATTATTATTTGTCGTGAATTGGCAGTGACAGGTCTTCGTCTACTCTTGGTGGAAAATGGAGGAACAGTTCTAGCTGCGGCTATGCCAGGAAAAATCAAAACATTTTCACAGATGTTTGCAGTGATTTTCCTGCTCTTACACTGGAACATCGTGGGGCAAATAACACTCTATATTGCACTTTTCTTCACCCTATATTCAGGTTATGATTATTTCAAGGGTGCGTCCTTCTTGTTTAAAGATACATTTAAATGA
- the rodZ gene encoding cytoskeleton protein RodZ, whose product MRQKSIGEVLRTAREGRGWTFVDLQRITKIQAKYLQALEYNDFDFIANSDDVQSILKAYAEALELDADVLLDAYETNGLVKYYEDGEEELRSSELKRSYKVRKRKKNSYLPLIYLLLATGLIIIFVTYIVHSRLQNRASITPTTTSYSIVEQSVSEASSGTETSSTEQVQSNSTSSSSSATENVTISGSGSNIVATLKTVTYPVEVTVTAKNTTSWISLSDTLLEGGVTLTPDNPTVTTTIEEGVTSTTLVLGVVKGVEVTVGGKKLDLSALTADTGSITINFEQ is encoded by the coding sequence ATGAGACAAAAGAGTATAGGGGAAGTACTTAGAACAGCCAGAGAAGGACGGGGTTGGACATTTGTTGACTTGCAACGGATAACAAAAATCCAAGCTAAATATTTGCAGGCACTTGAGTACAATGATTTTGATTTTATTGCAAACTCAGATGATGTTCAGTCTATTTTAAAAGCATATGCTGAGGCTTTGGAATTAGATGCAGATGTTCTACTGGATGCTTACGAGACCAATGGTTTAGTGAAATATTATGAAGATGGAGAAGAAGAACTACGCTCTTCAGAATTGAAAAGAAGCTATAAGGTTCGTAAACGTAAAAAGAACTCTTATCTTCCGTTGATTTACTTATTACTTGCGACGGGTTTGATTATTATTTTTGTGACTTATATTGTTCATAGCAGGCTCCAAAATAGAGCATCTATTACGCCTACTACAACATCATATAGTATAGTTGAGCAATCTGTATCTGAAGCAAGTAGTGGCACAGAGACGAGTTCTACTGAGCAGGTGCAGTCAAATTCAACGAGTTCAAGTAGTTCCGCTACAGAAAATGTGACTATTTCAGGATCAGGTTCTAACATTGTTGCGACCCTTAAAACAGTGACTTATCCAGTAGAAGTAACTGTAACAGCAAAAAATACAACGAGTTGGATCAGCCTTTCTGACACCTTGTTAGAGGGGGGCGTTACACTAACACCTGATAATCCAACAGTAACTACTACTATTGAAGAAGGAGTGACTTCTACTACACTTGTTCTTGGTGTTGTCAAAGGAGTAGAGGTAACTGTAGGTGGCAAAAAGCTAGATCTATCAGCCTTGACAGCAGATACAGGCTCAATTACAATAAATTTTGAACAATAA